DNA from Luteolibacter yonseiensis:
CAGGCCCCGGGTGGTGTACCATGAAAACTCATCCGCCTCGGCAGGGTCCACTTTGAAAATATAGCCACCGCTGATATTCGGTTCTGTGGTGTCCGCGGTTTCGAGTTTGGCGATGTCAACACGGTCCGGGGCGTTGCGGATGGTTTCGCAGAGAACATAAACGCCGCGGTAGTCCGTGTATTCAAGACTGTCGCCATCCTGGTTGAAGTAAACTTCGACGAGGCGGGTCCGCGGTGCCCAGCGTCCCGCCTGGCGGCTGAGTTCGTAAATAAATGCGTTCCGCATGAAGGCGCGGTCGAAGCTCCAACCACCGATGAGGGCCCAATCCTCGCCTGCGGGCATTCCGAGAATGGAAGCATCCATGCCATCGCCACTCTCGTTCTGCACCTCGATGCCATAGGATTTTTTCGGGAAACTCGCCGAACTGCGGCCACGGAGTTTCACCCCGGCGGTGAGTGTCTGGGTGGGAGCGCCTGCGAGCGAGGAATAGCCGGATGCTGCCCGGTCGAAAATCTGGATACGGGTGGGTTTTTCGACGTTGTCATTTCCGAGCTCGCCCTTCCCGTTGTTGTTCAGAACCACGATGGGCAGGGAGGATTGGAACACCGCCGCGGTGGAACCGTAGCTGGAAAGATCCGTGGCCAGCAGCTCATATTGGGCGGAATAGGTGAATCCAACAGCGCCTGTCGCCGTGTCAAAGATGCGGGCACGGACGAGCCTGCTGCTGGAGATGGCGAAAGGAGCGGAATACTGGGTGGATGAAGCTGTCGGCACGGTGCCATCCAGCGTGTATCGGATGACCTGCCCGGCGAGCGCACCGCCGAGGGTGAGATTGAAGGTGGCGGCGGAAGTGCCGGAAGGGCGGCTGAAGGTCACCGGCTGGGGGATGACCAGACCTGAGGGACCGGAGTTGCGGGAACCCGGAGTGGCCGTTGCGAAATAACCGGGAGCCATGGCGGGGCCGGAGACCGTTGTGTCCGCCTGGAGCTCCAAATTCAACAGATGGTCTCCGGAACTGGTGCTTTCGTTGAGGGATTGGATGGAAAGCACGTTCGCGCCCTCCTGAAGGTTCGGGATGTTTTCACTGACATTCACTTCCTCGAAGACCACGGCGACCGGATCATCGTGTTTGGCCGTGGCACCGCTGTTCCAATTCAAGGTGGCGGGAGCGTTGCGTTTCAATTCGACGGAATTCGCGAGCAGGGGCTGGCCGTTCAGCCAGACCGCATATCCGTCATCGTATTTCATGCGGAGCTTCAGACCGGTGACCGTGGTGCCCGAAGGCACGGTGAAGGGGATCCGGACATAACAAGAGGGATTGCCAGCCGAGGTCATCGCCGAATCGGTGTTGCCGTTCGTGCCGATGAGGGGCAGATAGTTCACTCCGGAAGTGTTCCGGTCATAACCGATGCCCATGGTGGCGGTCGTCCAGCCGGTGGTGTTGAAGGAGATGTCTTTCCACGTGGACCCGGGGTCGGATGCCGAGCTCGGGACCTTCCATTGGCAGGTCGCCGTGGACGTGATGAGCGAGGTGGTCGAAAGGTTCGAGGGAATGCCGTAGCTTATGTCTCCGAATTGCGCCGGGAAGCTGGGGGCGTATTCCGAAATCACGGTGACGCCGTCCGGCTTGATGAGGCCGAGGTACTCGCCTCCCGCGCCGAGCGCGAAATTCGTATGCAGCGGGGAACCGGGTATGCGGCGGTTGTTGCTTGAGGCGAAGACGACCAGATAGGCATTCGGGGCCAGGGTCGTTGAGGGAAACTGCCATTTCGTTTTTGCTCCGGCGTTGTCGGTGAGATACCAGCCGGTAAGGTCCGCAGGGGTGGCGTCCGGATTGTGGATCTCGATCCAGTCGGAATGTTTGCCATCCTCATCCTCAAGACCGGTCTGGTTGCTGGCGCAGAACTCCGTGATGACGGGAGCCGCTGACAATGAGGTGAAGGCGCAGAGGAGGGGGGTGAGTGATGAAAGAAATCGCATGACCGGCTTTTTGAGGTAGGGAGAAAATTCCTCGACCAATTGTGACGAAATCTTCACAATTGGCTACCTTTATTTGGCTGGCCGATGCTTGAGCGGTCAATGGGTTATCATATTCTAGCCGGCCGCTTTCACCTCGTCCCAGGTCTTGGACCACAGGGAAAGCGCGTCGCCGAGATCATCGATGGGTTCGCATTTCGCGAACACCTCCGGGGCAGGGAAAAGCGCCTCATTGCCACGGAAATCCTCGCTGAGGAGCTTGTAGGCGGAGCTGTTCGGAGCTCGGAAGGCGATGAAATTCATGTTCACCACGGCGTTGGCCGGATCGGTCACGAAGTTGATGAACTTGTGGGCGAGCTCCTGTTTCTCCGATTTCACCGGGATGCAGAGGTCGTCGCAGGAAAACGCGGATCCTTCCTTAGGGATCTTCACGACGATGTCGCCATTCTCCTCGGCCACCTGCAGCAGGTCGCCCGCGTAGCCTTGCACAAGGTGGAACTCACCCGAGGCGATGCCGGACTTGTATTGCTCGTTGTCGAACTTCGCGATGTTCTTCTTCCAGCGGATCACGATGTCGCGCGCCTGCGCGAGCTGTGCGGGATCTTTGGAGTTCAGGGGGAATCCGAGCGAGCGGAGTGCCGCGCCGAGTACTTCGCGCATGTCGTCCAGCAGCGTGATGCGTCCCTTGAGGTCCGCCCGGTCGAGCATGGCGTAGGAGGCCACGGGGTCGCTGACCTTGCTGCCGAGCCAGGCAAGGCAGGTGCAGGCCATCATGTAGGGCACGGAATGCGCCATGCCGGGATCAAGCGCGCGCTTGAGGTAGTCCGCGTCCACGTGCTGGATGTTGGGAAGCTTCGAATGGTCGAGAGGACTCAGGATTTTTTCCCTGACCAGGGTTTTCACCATGTAGGACGAGGGCGTGAGAATGTCGTAGCCGGTGGCGCCGGCGGAGAGTTTGGCATGCATCGCCTCGTTCGAATCGAAGGTGTCGATCTGGATCTTGCAGCCGTTTTCCTTCTCGAACTTCGCCGCGAGCTCCGGTGCGAGATAGTCCGCCCATGTGTAGATACGGAGCACCGGCAGATCGCTCTTGTTGCAACCGGAAAGCGCTGCCGCAGCGATGGCGGCGGACGTGGTGGAGAGGAAATGGCGGCGTTTCATGGCGGAGGATGAGAAGAACAACCACGAATTTGGTGGATTGCCCATGAAATTTTCCCAAACGGGTCACCCTTGTTGCGCGATTCGGCAGCCGGATCGCATCAGGTTTTTTCCGGGAAATCCGATTTTTTCGTGAGCTTGCGGTGGAGCGGGGCGTAGCTAGCATCCACAAAAATGAGCCGGAGATCGAGACGACGGAATGGTGGCGGGGAGAAGCGTTGGTTGGGCAAGGCTGCGGTCGGGCTGCTCGTGGCCGGTGTGGTGGGGCTGGGGGCCGGCTATGCGGTGATACGGAGTTATCTGCACAGTGACGCGTTCCGGAAATTCCTTTCGGCCGAGGCGGGCAAGGTCGCGGGCGTTACCGGCGGGTTCGCCCCATTCCGTTGGCAGGGGCTGGCGGTGGACACGGATTTGTTTGAGGCGACCGGAGATGGCCTGGTCAGCGAGGTGCGGGCGGATGATCTGCACACCGAGATCGGGCTTGGCGGGGTGGGGCGCGGGGTCTGGGAGATCAATGGATCGAGGGTGAAGCGGCTGGACGTGTCGATCGACGCTCGGAGGAAGCTGGATGAGGAAACGGTCGCGAAGGAGGAGCGAAAATCGGAAAAGCCGTCGGCACGCCCGGGTTGGTTCCCGCGGGATGCGGAGCTGCAGGGCGTGGATGTGGGCGGTTTGTCGGTGAAGGCCTTGTTGGAGGAAGGTCTGGTGACCGCCACCGGAATGCGGTTCAGCGCGGAGCGGACGGGCGGAAATGGTGCCTACCGCGCGAGGATCGATGGAGGCAGGGTGAAGCTGCCCTTCGCCATTGTTCCCGAACTGCGGCTGGAGCATGTGAAGGCGCGCTATCAGGGCGGGCAGGTTTTTCTTACGGACGCATTGGTCGGGGCGTGGGAAAACGGCCGGGTGGAGGGAACCGGGGAATACGACATCCACACCCGCCGCTTCGCCATGCAAGGGAGCGTCACAGGCATTCAAACCGACGAGGTTTTCGGACCCGACTGGGCGAAACGCCTGACCGGGAATGTGGTCTCGGACTTCACCCTCGACAATCCATCCGGAGCTCCGCAGGCCCATGGCACGCTCACGATCAACAATGCCGTCGTCACGGCACTGCCCTTGCTCGACACGCTCGCCGCCTACGCGGACACCCGCCGTTTCCGCGTGCTCACCCTGCAGGAAGCCCGCACCGACTGGCGGTGGAAAAAGGGAGAACTCACCCTTTCCAAGCTGGTGCTCTCCAGCGAAGGACTGGTCCGGCTGGAGGGAGGCATGACCATCCGTGGCCGGGAGATCGACGGCCTTTTCCGACTTGGTCTCGCCCCCGGCACGCTTGCCACCATTCCGGGCGCGGAAACTCTGGTTTTTATCGCTGGCGAGAGGGGACTGCTTTGGGCACCGCTCCACATCACGGGAACGCTGGACGATCCGAAGGAGGATCTTTCCGACCGTCTCATGACCGCCGCCGGTATGAGAATGTTCGAGCAGATTCCCGAGACGGGGGAGAAGGTGATCAAGTTCACCCAATCCATGCTTGGAGAGGCTCCTGTCAAATCTGTCGAGGCCGGAACGAAGATCCTCAAGGAGGGAACGAAAGCCGTGCGCGATGTCACGGGCATTCTCGGCGGACTGCTTGGCGGAGAAGAGACCGGGAAGGAAAAGGAAGACGATCAATGAAACCGGATCGGATGAATGATCGTGGGGTGGAAAAATTCCATTCGTAGATCATATTCCCCGTCTCCACCGTTCCCTTCATGAAACCCCGCATTTCCCTCATCATTCCGGCGCATAATGAAGCCGCGTTCATCACCGGCTGCCTTGAAGCGGCCCGGGATGCCGCCCTCGGGCTGGACGCCGGAGTGGAAACCATCGTCGTCCTGAACCGCTGCACGGACGCGACCGAGGAAATCGCACGCGCCCATGGCTGCGTCATTGTCCGGGAGGATGCGAAGAATCTCTCTGTCATCCGCAATGCCGGAGCGGCAGCGGCCACCGGGGAGATCATCGTCACCTGCGATGCGGACAGCCGCATGCACCCCGAAAGTTTCCGTGAGATCCTCCGTATCCTGTGTGCCGGGAAAACCGTTGGCGGCGGTGCCATGGTGTTGCCGGAGAGGTGGTCGCCCGGCATCATCGCGAGTGCGGTTTCCATCCTGCCCTACCTCGCCTTCACCGGTGTGAGTTTCGGCATGTTCTGGTGCCACAAGCGGGACTTCGACAAAATCGGTGGTTTCGACACCCGGTTCGTGTCCGTGGAGGATGTGGACTTCGCCCGCCGTCTCAAGGCCCACGGTAGGAAATCCGGACTCGGATGGGGAACGCTCTGGCGTGCGCCGCTTGTCACCTCGTGCCGGAAGTTCGACCAGTTCGGAGACTGGTATCTTTTCCGGAACCCCGCCTTTGTCAGGAAGGTTTTCCGTGGCAACGACCGCCAGGTGGCGGACAAGTTCTGGTACGACGTGCGATCCGAGTGACGGGCGTCGGGGCCGCGTGTTGCTTTCCGCCGGATGCGGGAATTCCGGAAATAGGCCGGGGTTCCTCATCCTGGCATCATCTTGGGTGGTTAGCTTGCGTCATCACCAACCCCTATCAATGATGAAAGCATTCCTATTACTCACGATCGTATCCACCACTTTCGCGGCACAGGCGAAGGAAGTCCGGCTGAAGGACTGCCCGCCGGGCGTGCAGATCACCATCGCCGCGAAACTCGGCGGAGGAAGGCTGGACGAAATCGACCGCGTGAACAAGAAAGGCGTCACCCGCTATGTGGTGGATGTGGACGGACCTGGCGGCAGGGACATCACCTACCACCTCACTCCGGCCGGGCATGTGGTTTTCAGCACGGAGGATGTGAGTCTTGCCGGGTGTCCCGCCGCCGTGCGGAATTCCATCAGGAAGCTGCTCAAGAACGGCTGGAGGATTGATGACATCGATCGCGAGATTTCCGGCAAGTCGGTCCGCTTCCGGGTGGAGATCGATCGCCCCCAAGAGAGGGATTATGAATTCCTGCTGTCGAAGAACGGAAAGGTTCTGGAACGCAAGTTGGAAAAAGGAAACTGAAACGACAACCAACCACCCCTCACGAAAATGAAACCGATCATTGGATCATGTGTTTTCCTCGCTCTCGCGGGTCATGTGCCGGCGGGTGAGATCAGGCTGGATGAATGTCCCGCGCCGGTTCAGGAGACCGTCCGGCAGTACGGCCGCCAGGGAAAGGTGGATGAAGCCAAATCCTACGACATCCAGGGCAGGATGCTTTATGTGGTGGAGATCGACCTGCCGGACAAGCGCGAGCTCCGGCTCCATGTTTCTCCGGATGGCACGCTGGTGAAGATGAGCGAGGAAATCACCGCGGACGAACTGCCGGAAGCGGTTCGTGCGGTGGTGGACGGGAAAGCCGCCGGCGGCACCCTGGACGACGTGGAAAGGGAGACCGTGGGAAAGGTCGTGCGCTATCGCATCGAAATCGAACGCAAGCGGATGCCGGACGTGGATCTTCTGCTGGATCCGTCAGGTGCCGTTCTCAGCGAAAAGGAAGAGGCGGATGACTGACACTTCCCCCCGCCGGAGGTGGACAGCCGCCGTCTCCGGCTCCACTGTTCCGACGCGATGAGATTGCTGCTCATAGAAGACGCCCGGCGCCTGAACGCCACGCTTTGCCAGGCGCTGGCGCGCATGGGACATGCGGTGGACTCCGCGGAAAATGGAGAGGACGGCGAATGGATGGCGAGGCGCACTGAATATGACGCCATCGTCCTGGATCGCATGCTGCCCGGAAAGGACGGGTTGTCGGTATTGAGGGACCTGCGCCGCGACGGCATCCTCACGCCCGTCCTCGTGCTCACCGCGCTGGATGCCACGGAGGAAAAGGTGCGAGGCTTGACGGAGGGGGCGGATGATTACCTGACGAAACCCTTCGCACTGGCCGAACTGGCCGCCCGTCTCGAGGTGCTCGCCCGCCGCCAGCACGGACAGGCCGATTCGCGCCGCAGGATCGGCCCCTTGGAGATCGACACGAGCCGCAAGACGGTTTTCCGGGACGGAAGCGAGATCGTTCTCACCGCGCGGGAATTCTCGCTTCTGGAACTCCTCGCGCGGAGGCCCGGGCAGGTCCTTTCGCGGGAACAGATCGAGGCGCGGTTGTATTCCGAGGCGGATGGCCCGCTGAGCAACGCGGTGGACGCCGCCGTCTATGCCTTGCGGCGGAAGCTTTGCCCGCCCGGGACGCCGCCGCTCATCGCCACCCGCCGCGGGCTGGGCTATGTTTTGGAAACACCATGAAATCCTTGCGCGTCCAGCTTACGGTGGCCTTGGGCATCTCCATGTGCCTGCTGCTCCTCGCAGGGGGATTGGGAACATTCTTCGTGACCAAGGAAGTTCTGGAGGATCAGTTCGACGACACGCTTGTGGCGAAAGCGACCGCCCTGATCACGGCGACGGAAATCGACGACGAGGAGTTTGAGATCGATCTCACCGTGCAGGACTTCGCGGGCTTCGGTTCCGGAGGCGAGGACTATTTCGAGATCCGGCGGGGAGATGGATCGGTGATGGTCCTTTCCCCATCGCTGGCCCTGCCGGGAAGGACTCTCATGCCGGAGTTCCCGGTGCCGCAGGATGGCGGGGCGCGCATGGTATCCGATCATCTGACCGACGGGCGGCCCGCTCGGTTTTATGTGCAGCGGTTCGTGCCGAAGGATGACGACAAGAGGGAATACCAGGATTTATGGCTGATCGTCGCCGGGCCCACGCAGGGCCTGCTGGATGACCTGTGGGTGCTCGGCAGCGTCATCGCGGGGGTGAGCGCGCTGGTGCTGGTGCTGACGGTGCCGCTGCTCTGGATGGTGCTCGCACGCGGACTGCGTCCTTTGGAGAGTCTGGGCCGGCAGGTGAGGGAGATTCCGGTGACCCGGCTGGAACGGAGGCTGGATCTTGCCGGCCAGCCGGAAGAACTGGTGCCCTTGGGGGAAAGCCTGAACGAATGGTTGGGGCGGATGGAATCTTCTTTCGAGCGGGAGCGGCGCTTCAGCAGCCATGCGGCCCATGAATTGAGGACGCCGCTGGCCGAACTGCGGATGATGGCGGAACTGGGAGCCACATGGCCGGATCAGGCGACCCCGGAAAGGTGCGGGGAAATCGTGAAAGTCGCGGATGAGCTCGAGGCGTTGCTGGAAAAACTTTCCCTGCTCGCGCGGACGGATGCGGGGAGCCAGGCGGTCGAGCTTGTGGAGGTGGATATCCAAGTGGGCGTCGAGGCTGTCCTGGAGCGCTTGTCCGGTGCGGCAACTGCGAAAAACCTGACCATCCGGCCGCGGACCCGGCCAGGAGTATTCCGGACGGACGTGGTGCTGTGGACC
Protein-coding regions in this window:
- a CDS encoding polyamine ABC transporter substrate-binding protein, with translation MGNPPNSWLFFSSSAMKRRHFLSTTSAAIAAAALSGCNKSDLPVLRIYTWADYLAPELAAKFEKENGCKIQIDTFDSNEAMHAKLSAGATGYDILTPSSYMVKTLVREKILSPLDHSKLPNIQHVDADYLKRALDPGMAHSVPYMMACTCLAWLGSKVSDPVASYAMLDRADLKGRITLLDDMREVLGAALRSLGFPLNSKDPAQLAQARDIVIRWKKNIAKFDNEQYKSGIASGEFHLVQGYAGDLLQVAEENGDIVVKIPKEGSAFSCDDLCIPVKSEKQELAHKFINFVTDPANAVVNMNFIAFRAPNSSAYKLLSEDFRGNEALFPAPEVFAKCEPIDDLGDALSLWSKTWDEVKAAG
- a CDS encoding glycosyltransferase; translation: MKPRISLIIPAHNEAAFITGCLEAARDAALGLDAGVETIVVLNRCTDATEEIARAHGCVIVREDAKNLSVIRNAGAAAATGEIIVTCDADSRMHPESFREILRILCAGKTVGGGAMVLPERWSPGIIASAVSILPYLAFTGVSFGMFWCHKRDFDKIGGFDTRFVSVEDVDFARRLKAHGRKSGLGWGTLWRAPLVTSCRKFDQFGDWYLFRNPAFVRKVFRGNDRQVADKFWYDVRSE
- a CDS encoding response regulator transcription factor, which translates into the protein MRLLLIEDARRLNATLCQALARMGHAVDSAENGEDGEWMARRTEYDAIVLDRMLPGKDGLSVLRDLRRDGILTPVLVLTALDATEEKVRGLTEGADDYLTKPFALAELAARLEVLARRQHGQADSRRRIGPLEIDTSRKTVFRDGSEIVLTAREFSLLELLARRPGQVLSREQIEARLYSEADGPLSNAVDAAVYALRRKLCPPGTPPLIATRRGLGYVLETP
- a CDS encoding sensor histidine kinase, with amino-acid sequence MKSLRVQLTVALGISMCLLLLAGGLGTFFVTKEVLEDQFDDTLVAKATALITATEIDDEEFEIDLTVQDFAGFGSGGEDYFEIRRGDGSVMVLSPSLALPGRTLMPEFPVPQDGGARMVSDHLTDGRPARFYVQRFVPKDDDKREYQDLWLIVAGPTQGLLDDLWVLGSVIAGVSALVLVLTVPLLWMVLARGLRPLESLGRQVREIPVTRLERRLDLAGQPEELVPLGESLNEWLGRMESSFERERRFSSHAAHELRTPLAELRMMAELGATWPDQATPERCGEIVKVADELEALLEKLSLLARTDAGSQAVELVEVDIQVGVEAVLERLSGAATAKNLTIRPRTRPGVFRTDVVLWTTVLQNLLGNAVSHAPAGSVISLDASPDMLRISNPAPDLNGRDLDKLFERFWRKNPSHQEEAHSGLGLSIVRACVGLLGGKVKARLDEGGIFLVEVEWSGN